The Glycine soja cultivar W05 chromosome 6, ASM419377v2, whole genome shotgun sequence genome has a window encoding:
- the LOC114414862 gene encoding uncharacterized protein LOC114414862, with product MLPSFLSPVSVYSLYLRRCFTGSGLSSQTLSVDDETTLHFWAPTNPTAQKPSVVLIHGFGPESIWQWRKQVQFLAPDFNVYVLDLIFFGGSSTKSSERSETFQAASLGKLLDKLEVEKFHVVGTSYGGLVAYNLAKMLGEERVQKVVIASSGVNMMKSSNVALVQRAQLEKIEDLMLPPTPQHLRILMSLSIHKPPQLLPDFLLRDFLDKLYGENKKEKMELLKGLTIGRDDTSRISPLQQEVLIVWGEEDRIFPVKLAHELKEIISKKARLELIKEASHVPQMEKPGEFNNILLNFLQEHS from the exons ATGCTTCCCTCATTTCTAAGCCCGGTGTCCGTGTACAGCCTCTACCTCCGTCGCTGCTTCACGGGATCTGGGCTCTCATCGCAGACGCTGAGCGTGGACGACGAAACCACGCTCCACTTTTGGGCCCCGACAAACCCAACGGCCCAGAAGCCCTCCGTTGTTCTGATCCACGGGTTTGGGCCCGAGTCCATTTGGCAGTGGCGCAAACAGGTCCAGTTCTTAGCCCCTGACTTCAACGTGTACGTTCTGGACCTAATTTTCTTCGGAGGATCGAGCACCAAATCGAGCGAACGGAGCGAAACGTTTCAGGCAGCGTCGCTGGGGAAACTTTTGGATAAATTGGAGGTTGAGAAGTTTCACGTGGTGGGGACCAGTTATGGGGGCTTGGTGGCTTACAATTTGGCCAAGATGTTGGGGGAAGAGAGGGTGCAAAAAGTAGTTATTGCGAGCTCTGGTGTGAACATGATGAAGAGCAGCAACGTGGCGTTGGTGCAGAGGGCACAATTGGAAAAGATCGAGGATCTGATGTTGCCTCCTACGCCACAACATTTGCGAATATTGATGTCGCTGTCCATTCACAAGCCTCCCCAACTCTTGCCTGATTTTTTACTTCGGGACTTCTTGGAT AAATTATATggagaaaataagaaggaaaaaatggAGCTTCTGAAAGGGTTAACCATCGGAAGGGATGATACTTCAAGAATTTCACCTCTTCAACAA GAGGTTCTCATCGTCTGGGGAGAAGAAGACCGAATATTTCCGGTGAAGTTGGCCCACGAACTAAAAGA GATAATCAGTAAAAAGGCAAGATTGGAATTGATAAAAGAGGCATCCCATGTGCCTCAAATGGAAAAGCCAGGAGAATTCAACAACATTCTCCTAAATTTCTTACAGGAGCATTCTTGA